The stretch of DNA attagtaatatagttgttctCTGGTATTTAAGTAGTTCCCTGGTCTAGGTACTAAAACACAAGGGTAGCTGGGATCCAAAGAGACTGCGTGTCTTCATTGACATTTACCACTCCCAAATTAAAAACGGCAACTACAACAACGGCGTCATGAGCAGCGCTGGCTGGAAGGACATCAAGCACAAGTACTTCTTGGCTACTGGTTTAGTGCATGAGAGGGAACAGTTCAACAGTAAAGTGCAAGAACTCAAGGCCGAGTGGAGGTTATGCAATTCGTTGCGCAAGTCTTCTGGCCTGGGAGGTAGTGGCTACAATGTTTATGCTGATGATGACTGGTGGGAGAAAGAGAGCAAAGTACCAGCAAATAGTTTAAGGTTTTCAATACAAGCCTACTCATGCAGTCTTACAATAGTTCAATTCTTATTATAGGGCAAGAAGGCTTTGCTGAAAATAAGGGATGGAGGCATGCCTGACTACCTCGGGCAGCTTGATGACATGTTTGCTGGATGGACAGTTGATGGGTCTACTGCATACAGGCCTGGAACTGGTGCGGCAACCAATGTCATTGGAGTCGAGGACTCCGATGACGAGGATGCTCAGCATGAGGTACAGGCAGATGGTGCAACCCCTGCAAGTCAGGGATTTGCAACCCCTGGTAGTCAGGGATTTGCAACCCCTGCAAGTCAGGGATTTCCAACCCCTAGTAGCCAAGTACACAAAAGGCCTTCTAGCACTAATTCCACAGCCTCCAGCCCTAGCAAGAAAACTAGGAGCTCTAATGCTAGGTCTTGGGATAGCAACCAACGTGAGGCCAATGACATTGAAAGGCAAAAGGTAAACTTGTTTGGTACCATATTGGAGTTGCAGCAAAAGAAGAATCAGCATCAGGCACAGCAGTCCCCTAATCAGCATCAGACAAAGAAACAGATGATCGAGCAGGCATATAACATTGCATTGGGGATGGGAATTACTGCAGCTACCAGGAGTTCCTTCCTGGCTGTTAGGAAGATCTGCCGAGATGAAGTTGATCTGGCCATCTTCCTTTCTTGCACTGACGATGCTGCTAGGTGGATCATCATTCAAGAAAACCTCCCGGTGGAGAACTAGTTCCCCTGCTTAATTGAAGTGCATGCAGTTAGCCTTAGTTGTAATGCAGTTAGAGTAAGTCCTAATGCAGTTAGTCGTAATCCGTTTAGTCTTTGGTGAACAATTTGAACTCTAATTTAGTGCCCCAAATGTGGGGTTCATCTAGGATTTGTGCTTTGTCatctgaactttcttcattgcagttgtgtggattagtttctctattttttgctttATACTGTGGATAATCATTGTTCTGTTGCATGGCCATCGAGCTGTGCTAGGGTTTTGGACATCATTTGAAATTGGAAGGGGGGCTGACATACCTATGCTGATGATGACAGGATGGAGAAGACCTACATGTCAGCAGTGATGACGAGTCCCAACCAGCTGAACACAGTGAGGATGTATCAATGGGAGATGATTGGGACGAGGCCGTTCAGACCATGATTATGATCGAGTTGATGTCAAGTCATGCATTAAGAACCAGTGGTATGTTAGAGCAAGCCATACATATTGATAAGTACTTGGGTAGGCGCCCTTATAGGACCCCTAAATTGCCTGGAATAGAGTGGGTCATGGATAATCTACATGACCCTGATAGGTGTTACACCATGTTTAGGATGAACCCTGAAATGTTTCACAAACTTCATGATGTCCTGACAGAAACATATGGCCTCAAATCCAGTAGGAAATCAACCTCTTTAGAAGCACTAGGTATCTTCTTATGGATGCTTGGAGACTGTCAAAGTGTTAGGCAAGCTAAGGAAAGATTTGAGAGGTCACTGGGTACTATCTCTAGGCTTTTCAACAAAGTGTTGGTATGTATGGACAGATTAGCTGCCGACATCCTAAAACCTGTTGACCCTACATTTAGTACAATGCATGACAGACTTAGAAGCCCTAGGTTCTATCcctacttcaaggactgcatagGCGCAATTGATGGAACCCATATACCATTAACTGTGCCTAGTAATTTATTTGTCCAGTACTTGAACCGCAAGGGTAGAACCACACAGAATGTCTTAGCTGTCTGTGACTTCGACATGAGGTTCAGTTTTGTCCTTGCTGGATGGCCTGGATCTGCTCATGATATGAGAGTCTTCAATGATGCAACATCAACTTTTGGTGATCAGTTCCCCCATCCACCTCCAGGTATATTGTCGTATCGTTACATGTTGTGCCTGTTATCTAAATTGGCATGTTTTTGCTCATAGATATGGTACTGTAACTACAGGGAAATATTACCT from Sorghum bicolor cultivar BTx623 chromosome 8, Sorghum_bicolor_NCBIv3, whole genome shotgun sequence encodes:
- the LOC8082802 gene encoding uncharacterized protein LOC8082802, encoding MSSALSSSICYAVVALIVVFSSRGRLYERVRQQQVMSSPVEWTSFQTVGISFLLWWLLSAEIFNMGRGRIENKRVVENNTSWPITFCMRRNGLLKKAYDELFAVLCYAVVALIVVFSSRRVRLYERVRQQVMSSPMNWMSFRTLLVGYFLVWSILPVESVISDWEFYCGELVLHREVFLNDDPPSSIVSARKEDGQINFISADLPNSQEGTPGSCSNSHPQCNVICLLDHLFLCLMLIRGLLCLMLILLLLQLQYGTKQVYLLPFNVIGLTLVAIPRPSIRAPSFLARAGGCGISARRPFVYLATRGWKSLTCRGCKSLTTRGCKSLTCRGCTICLYLMLSILVIGVLDSNDIGCRTSSRPVCSRPINCPSSKHVIKLPEVVRHASIPYFQQSLLAL